In one Deltaproteobacteria bacterium genomic region, the following are encoded:
- a CDS encoding sigma-54-dependent Fis family transcriptional regulator yields MNLEFRGPILVADDEPNMREALELTLARMGFDVTLATDGQEALARLHSSDPYRLLVTDVNMPRIDGMEVLREAQRIRPTMPVVVITGFGTISNAVEAMKLGAADYIVKPFTAEALEAAVAKHLDQVAAPMVAAAKAEERPFITKDPKTSRVLSIAQSIAKSDATVLIEGESGTGKEVLARFIHQHSGRADRPFVAVNCAAVPATLLETELFGHEKGAFTGAIQSKKGKFELAEGGTILLDEIGEMEPVLQAKLLRVLQEREIDRVGGTAPKPVDVRVICTTNANLPKLVAQGKFREDLFYRLNVIPLTLPPLRERKGDVKILANHFVELAANKHGRPQLALASETADLLDKYEWRGNVRELANTIERAVLLTEGPVVGPASLFIVENRTVASVAQPNDGTGMRLSAGTSLRDMERRLIEVTLRDVGQNRTKAAKLLGISIRTLRNKLHEYGASDAEDALGGDEADDGEDETA; encoded by the coding sequence GTGAATCTCGAATTTCGCGGACCGATTCTCGTGGCCGACGACGAGCCCAACATGCGCGAGGCGCTGGAGCTGACCCTCGCGCGCATGGGATTCGACGTGACGCTCGCCACGGACGGGCAGGAGGCGCTGGCCCGGCTGCACTCCTCCGACCCGTATCGGCTTCTCGTCACCGACGTGAACATGCCGCGCATTGACGGTATGGAGGTGCTCCGCGAGGCGCAGCGCATCCGCCCGACGATGCCGGTCGTCGTGATCACGGGGTTCGGGACGATCTCGAACGCGGTCGAGGCGATGAAGCTCGGCGCCGCGGATTACATCGTCAAACCCTTCACGGCGGAGGCGCTCGAGGCCGCCGTGGCGAAGCATCTCGATCAGGTCGCCGCGCCGATGGTCGCAGCGGCGAAGGCCGAGGAGCGGCCGTTCATCACCAAAGACCCGAAAACGTCACGCGTGCTGTCGATCGCGCAGAGCATCGCAAAGAGCGACGCGACAGTGCTGATCGAAGGGGAGAGCGGGACGGGCAAGGAGGTCCTGGCCCGGTTCATTCATCAGCACAGCGGACGCGCCGATCGGCCCTTCGTGGCGGTCAATTGCGCGGCCGTTCCGGCGACGTTGCTCGAAACCGAACTCTTCGGTCACGAAAAGGGCGCGTTCACAGGTGCGATCCAGTCGAAAAAGGGCAAGTTCGAACTCGCGGAAGGCGGGACGATCCTGCTCGACGAAATTGGCGAAATGGAACCCGTGCTTCAGGCCAAGCTGCTGCGCGTCCTGCAGGAGCGCGAAATCGATCGCGTGGGCGGGACTGCGCCGAAACCGGTGGACGTTCGCGTCATCTGCACGACAAACGCAAATCTGCCCAAGCTCGTCGCGCAGGGAAAGTTCCGCGAAGACCTTTTCTATCGCCTGAACGTCATTCCGTTGACGTTACCGCCCCTGCGCGAACGGAAAGGTGACGTCAAAATTCTGGCGAATCACTTCGTGGAGTTGGCGGCGAATAAGCATGGACGGCCCCAGTTGGCGCTGGCCTCCGAAACTGCGGACCTGCTCGACAAATACGAGTGGCGGGGCAACGTCCGCGAACTGGCGAACACGATCGAACGTGCCGTGCTGCTGACCGAGGGCCCGGTCGTCGGACCGGCGTCGCTTTTTATCGTGGAAAATCGGACGGTTGCCTCGGTTGCCCAACCGAACGACGGGACCGGGATGCGCTTGTCGGCGGGAACGAGCCTGCGCGACATGGAACGCCGTCTGATCGAAGTCACGCTGCGGGATGTCGGGCAAAATCGCACCAAGGCTGCGAAATTGCTTGGGATTTCGATTCGCACGCTCCGCAACAAGCTGCACGAATACGGTGCGTCGGACGCGGAGGATGCCCTTGGCGGAGACGAGGCGGACGACGGCGAGGACGAAACTGCCTGA
- a CDS encoding PilZ domain-containing protein, with protein sequence MTIAPHDARDYVRVKDIVRLEYRSVEETNYSRAKDELVFLRAREAKASATKRGVAIASESPADQSMAAVVDAIKALERKVDLMIELLERPASAIGARAGRREVHCNISGSGMLFSCDETFEVGQRLLMSMYLGYLVTKPIHLIAEVVRVEESKLGYGGERYLVAVHFTDLANDDRERIIQHVVDVQRSMIRASQWADDKTAGE encoded by the coding sequence GTGACAATCGCCCCCCACGACGCGCGCGACTACGTTCGGGTCAAGGACATCGTACGGCTGGAGTACCGGTCGGTCGAAGAGACCAACTATTCACGGGCCAAGGACGAGCTGGTCTTTCTGCGTGCGCGGGAAGCGAAGGCGTCCGCCACCAAGCGGGGAGTCGCCATCGCTTCGGAGTCGCCCGCGGATCAATCCATGGCCGCCGTGGTGGACGCGATCAAGGCGCTCGAGCGCAAGGTCGATCTGATGATCGAGCTGCTCGAACGGCCTGCCTCGGCGATCGGCGCGCGGGCCGGGCGACGCGAGGTGCACTGCAACATCTCGGGCTCCGGGATGCTGTTTTCCTGCGACGAAACCTTCGAGGTCGGTCAGCGTCTGCTCATGAGCATGTACCTGGGCTACCTGGTGACGAAGCCGATTCATCTGATCGCCGAGGTGGTGCGCGTCGAAGAATCGAAGCTGGGCTACGGCGGGGAGCGGTATCTGGTGGCCGTGCATTTCACGGATTTGGCGAACGACGACCGCGAGCGGATCATCCAGCACGTCGTGGACGTTCAGCGTTCCATGATTCGCGCCAGCCAGTGGGCGGACGACAAGACCGCCGGAGAATAG
- a CDS encoding tyrosine--tRNA ligase, whose protein sequence is MTGSVMADLKLRDVIADQTHPGLDEVLASRSMTVYAGFDPTADSLHVGNLSIIMLLRRFQRFGHKPIALVGGGTGMIGDPSGKEHERQLQTREEVERKSQGLRAVLDRFLTFGEGPSDAALLDNFDWLGSLNLIEFLRDIGKHFRVQDMVARESVKRRLEKQDGISFTEFTYQLLQSYDFWYLFRHHRCELQVGGSDQWGTITAGTDLIRELDGKAAYGITGHLVTRADGSKFGKSDDGKTVIWLSAEKTSPFDYYQFWLRSDDRDVMRYVKIFTDLDATEWPDLERTLREEPEKRLAHHRLAFEATALAHGPKEAERAREAASAAYSGNRSAAAFDAAPTTPVDRSRIEAGLTAAEAFEMCGLVPSRGEARRKAQAGALRINDRRVDDAMAKLTAGDFDDHGRCVLQFGKQKLHILRIDPS, encoded by the coding sequence GTGACCGGCTCGGTGATGGCCGACCTGAAGCTGCGCGATGTGATCGCCGATCAGACGCATCCGGGTCTGGACGAGGTCCTCGCGTCGCGTTCCATGACGGTTTACGCCGGATTCGACCCCACGGCGGATTCGCTGCACGTCGGAAATCTCTCGATCATCATGCTGCTGCGCCGGTTCCAGCGATTCGGCCACAAGCCCATCGCGCTCGTCGGCGGCGGAACCGGGATGATCGGCGACCCGTCGGGCAAGGAGCACGAGCGGCAGCTCCAGACCCGGGAAGAAGTCGAAAGAAAATCGCAGGGGCTTCGAGCCGTTCTGGATCGGTTTCTGACCTTCGGTGAAGGCCCGTCCGACGCGGCGTTGCTCGACAACTTCGACTGGCTGGGCTCGTTAAACCTCATTGAATTTCTGCGCGACATCGGCAAGCACTTTCGGGTGCAGGACATGGTGGCGCGCGAGTCGGTGAAACGCCGCCTCGAAAAGCAGGACGGCATCAGCTTCACGGAGTTCACGTACCAGCTCCTCCAGTCCTATGACTTCTGGTATCTGTTCAGGCACCACCGCTGCGAGTTGCAGGTCGGGGGATCGGACCAGTGGGGCACCATCACGGCCGGAACGGATCTCATCCGCGAACTCGACGGCAAAGCCGCCTACGGAATTACCGGGCATCTGGTCACGCGGGCGGACGGCAGCAAGTTCGGCAAGAGTGACGACGGAAAGACTGTCATCTGGCTGTCGGCCGAGAAGACGAGCCCCTTCGACTACTACCAGTTCTGGCTGCGTTCCGATGATCGCGACGTGATGCGCTACGTGAAGATCTTCACCGACCTGGACGCGACCGAGTGGCCCGATCTCGAACGGACGCTGCGCGAAGAGCCGGAAAAGCGACTGGCGCACCACCGACTCGCATTTGAGGCGACGGCGCTCGCACACGGGCCCAAGGAGGCCGAGCGAGCGCGCGAAGCCGCAAGCGCGGCGTACTCGGGCAACCGCTCCGCCGCGGCGTTCGATGCCGCGCCGACGACGCCGGTCGACCGATCTCGCATCGAGGCGGGACTCACGGCGGCGGAAGCGTTCGAGATGTGCGGGTTGGTGCCGAGCCGGGGCGAGGCGCGGCGAAAGGCGCAGGCCGGCGCGCTGCGGATCAACGATCGCCGCGTCGACGACGCCATGGCAAAATTGACCGCTGGCGATTTCGACGACCACGGTCGGTGCGTGCTCCAGTTCGGCAAGCAGAAACTGCACATCTTGCGGATCGACCCCTCGTAG
- a CDS encoding PAS domain S-box protein, producing the protein MPTPNGCVPEAHDVTEPALEPDKTAHQVAELRLLQEAFERFMGAGETVTRAYDELRARIDELNLQLEEKNIELARNLDEKERLSMHLSNILGSLRSGVVVLDGGGAIDTVNEAAANLLGRSRKELVGTRFVEVIASAHFTRGDWETMVAGRADFREREMEHRVPGGAVRTLRVALHPMTKAGEEQPGRVLVIDDVTREIRDRETAQRTDRLAAMGEMAVKIVHEVRNPMGSIELIASLLSRDLSDQPEQRQMVERVRNGIRSMNHTINNLLSFARNTQPEVRPVEIEAVVEDCLSYNTHLLETQHVALERNYRNGSDVLGDSELLKQVFMNLFLNAAQAMPGGGVLRVEIADEHRRDASGVETPTVLVRIADTGCGMSPEVSARVFHPFFTTKERGTGLGLALAHNIIQAHRGTIDVESEPGKGSCFTVCLPASAITPIQSGV; encoded by the coding sequence ATGCCAACGCCGAACGGCTGCGTACCCGAGGCGCATGACGTGACCGAACCCGCGCTCGAACCCGACAAGACCGCCCACCAGGTTGCCGAACTGCGTCTGTTGCAGGAGGCGTTCGAGCGCTTCATGGGCGCGGGCGAGACGGTCACGCGCGCGTACGACGAACTGCGCGCCCGCATCGACGAACTCAACCTGCAGCTCGAGGAGAAGAACATCGAGCTCGCGCGCAATCTCGATGAAAAAGAACGCCTTTCGATGCACCTGTCGAATATCCTCGGCAGCCTGCGTAGCGGCGTTGTAGTACTCGACGGAGGCGGCGCGATCGACACCGTCAACGAGGCCGCGGCGAACCTGTTGGGGCGCTCGCGCAAGGAGTTGGTCGGAACGCGATTCGTCGAAGTGATCGCCAGCGCGCACTTCACACGCGGCGACTGGGAAACGATGGTCGCCGGCCGCGCGGACTTTCGCGAGCGCGAGATGGAGCATCGTGTGCCGGGCGGCGCCGTGCGCACGCTGCGCGTCGCGCTGCATCCCATGACGAAGGCGGGCGAGGAGCAGCCGGGGCGGGTGCTGGTGATCGACGACGTGACGCGGGAGATTCGCGATCGCGAGACGGCGCAGCGCACGGATCGCCTCGCGGCCATGGGCGAGATGGCGGTGAAGATTGTCCATGAGGTGCGCAATCCCATGGGCTCGATCGAGCTGATTGCGTCGCTGCTATCGCGAGATCTTTCCGATCAGCCCGAGCAGCGCCAGATGGTGGAGCGCGTGCGCAACGGCATTCGCAGCATGAATCACACCATCAACAACCTGCTGTCCTTCGCCCGAAACACGCAGCCCGAGGTCCGGCCCGTGGAGATCGAGGCGGTGGTGGAGGACTGCCTGTCCTACAACACGCATCTGCTCGAAACGCAGCATGTGGCGCTCGAACGAAACTACCGGAACGGGAGCGACGTGCTCGGCGATTCCGAACTGCTGAAACAGGTTTTCATGAACCTGTTCCTGAACGCCGCTCAGGCCATGCCGGGCGGCGGGGTCCTTCGCGTCGAAATCGCCGACGAGCACCGCCGGGACGCGTCGGGCGTCGAGACGCCCACGGTCCTTGTGCGTATCGCCGACACGGGTTGCGGGATGTCGCCGGAGGTGAGCGCCCGCGTGTTTCACCCGTTCTTCACGACCAAGGAACGCGGCACCGGTCTGGGGTTGGCGTTGGCGCACAACATCATCCAGGCACATCGGGGGACGATCGACGTGGAGTCGGAACCCGGCAAGGGATCCTGCTTCACGGTTTGTCTGCCGGCGTCGGCGATCACGCCGATCCAGTCGGGAGTGTGA
- a CDS encoding tetratricopeptide repeat protein — translation MFRTSGKLFLTDEERTKFGDALDAALDAHRKGDWIRLQDAVTGVFVAHPDWRDEELPRLLEAEGFYFNGAGANLDLRVRFAKRIYRDLIALYPRSDRNDLKYFRIGAIHVAQGYDPETIGVFAFLIENYPESDFIRPAKLLLGHAYLHMGQPKSAAWLFLNVKDDADGTADEHFDALTGLGVAMMDLNSATDAQKYFDQVIRTPNDRMRLDESVLFAYAKLLGHSERSSEALAVFEEFLVRFPNSEHVPFAMYRAAEILFAQKRADDAFAFLRRLTEQFPEDEWGYAADLRLGDVLTAGEPAPWSDEAEQRYRRVIGSAVFPRPAENALFGLARMYTSGGRYVEAMALLDDLASRPIDERRQSEVRDVFAVAFERFAERTERSREYTALCRSFYQYVELVFDRRMKPVTFERILRAYRENSLYDSLWTIGSSVAAVKLFPAHAKLARAQAQMDRGRSDEAELLLADLMATDAGSIGREAALERTRLHFRERRFVAAVESAEKGLEMAQASVDRAELLIARSLSRLETGETVASAEGFRQSIDLLLPASTDRERALLADALFGLGRAFFQAGQKDRAKPVLGAALSAFPEDGRAGLAVYYLTQTGSGPIPPAKLDSYWKGLLELLKRVDDWRNANAERLRTRGA, via the coding sequence TTGTTTCGCACTTCGGGCAAGCTGTTTCTCACGGACGAAGAACGAACAAAATTCGGCGACGCCCTCGACGCCGCGCTCGACGCCCATCGAAAGGGTGACTGGATCCGACTTCAGGATGCCGTCACGGGGGTATTTGTCGCGCACCCCGACTGGCGCGATGAAGAACTGCCGCGCCTGCTCGAAGCCGAGGGCTTTTACTTCAACGGGGCGGGCGCAAATCTCGATCTGCGGGTGCGTTTCGCGAAGCGCATCTATCGCGATCTCATCGCGCTCTACCCCCGATCGGATCGAAACGATCTCAAGTACTTTCGGATCGGAGCGATCCACGTCGCCCAGGGTTACGACCCCGAAACGATCGGCGTGTTCGCGTTCCTGATCGAGAACTACCCCGAGAGCGACTTCATCCGCCCCGCGAAACTCCTGCTCGGTCACGCCTATCTGCACATGGGGCAGCCCAAATCGGCTGCATGGTTGTTCCTAAACGTGAAGGACGATGCCGACGGCACGGCGGACGAACACTTTGACGCGCTCACGGGCCTCGGCGTCGCCATGATGGACCTGAACTCCGCGACCGACGCACAGAAATATTTCGATCAGGTCATTCGCACCCCGAATGATCGCATGCGCCTCGACGAGTCGGTCCTTTTCGCCTATGCGAAGCTGCTCGGCCACTCAGAACGTTCGAGCGAGGCGCTTGCTGTTTTCGAAGAGTTCCTCGTCCGTTTCCCCAACTCCGAGCACGTCCCGTTTGCGATGTATCGCGCGGCCGAGATTCTCTTCGCGCAGAAACGCGCGGACGACGCTTTCGCGTTTCTGCGTCGCCTGACGGAGCAATTTCCCGAGGACGAGTGGGGCTACGCGGCGGACCTGCGTCTCGGCGATGTGCTGACCGCGGGTGAACCTGCGCCGTGGAGCGACGAGGCCGAGCAGCGGTATCGGCGGGTCATTGGGTCCGCCGTTTTCCCCCGGCCGGCCGAAAACGCGTTGTTCGGGCTCGCCCGCATGTACACCTCCGGCGGAAGATACGTCGAGGCAATGGCCTTGCTCGACGACCTTGCGTCACGCCCGATCGACGAGAGGCGGCAATCCGAGGTTCGTGACGTCTTCGCGGTCGCGTTCGAACGCTTTGCGGAGCGGACCGAACGCTCCCGCGAATACACCGCGTTGTGCCGGTCGTTCTATCAATACGTGGAACTTGTCTTCGATCGACGCATGAAGCCCGTGACGTTCGAACGCATCCTGCGCGCGTATCGGGAGAATTCGCTTTACGACAGTCTTTGGACGATCGGCTCCTCGGTCGCGGCGGTGAAGCTGTTCCCGGCGCACGCAAAACTCGCACGCGCGCAGGCTCAGATGGATCGCGGGCGTTCGGACGAGGCGGAACTTCTGCTCGCCGATCTGATGGCGACGGACGCGGGGTCTATCGGTCGCGAGGCCGCGCTGGAGCGCACGCGCCTGCATTTTCGCGAGCGGCGTTTCGTGGCGGCCGTGGAGTCCGCGGAGAAGGGCCTCGAGATGGCACAGGCCTCCGTCGACCGCGCGGAACTGCTCATTGCGCGGTCGCTCTCGCGCCTGGAAACGGGCGAGACGGTCGCATCGGCCGAAGGATTCCGGCAGTCGATCGACCTGCTGCTTCCCGCGTCGACCGATCGGGAGCGAGCCCTGCTCGCCGATGCCCTCTTCGGGCTCGGCCGTGCGTTTTTTCAGGCGGGACAAAAAGACCGGGCCAAACCGGTTCTGGGAGCGGCGCTCAGCGCGTTTCCCGAAGACGGCCGCGCGGGTCTGGCCGTTTACTACCTGACGCAGACCGGCTCGGGACCGATCCCGCCCGCGAAGCTCGACTCGTATTGGAAGGGCTTGCTCGAACTGCTCAAACGAGTGGATGATTGGCGAAATGCCAACGCCGAACGGCTGCGTACCCGAGGCGCATGA
- a CDS encoding sigma-54-dependent Fis family transcriptional regulator, producing the protein MSGSILIVDDDRETVQLLTRLFEMEGYVVAGVSDGHTALSLAREQSFDLMVTDLQMPRMDGITLLKEMKSASPATASIVVTGFASVASAVEAMKLGAHDYISKPFQIDEMRMIVRRALEYQRLQTENLTLKQQLKKKYRFENIVGDHALMQELFRRIERVAASESTVLVIGESGTGKELVARAIHYNSDRRNKYLVPVNCGAIPETLLESELFGYMKGSFTGATANRVGRFEAADGGSIFLDEVGEMSPALQVKVLRVLQEHEIEPIGSNKPRKVDVRVIAATHKDLDRAVEDRSFRADLFYRLNVIPIKIPPLRERRSDIPLLVTHFLNHFREEKGREVAPLGDDVMQTFLDYDWPGNVRELENLIERLVILSDNGQIRLNDLPDKIRKRTGVRLPDAVLIPDDGIDFNNVVDDFENRIIMSALERTRGNKNQAAQLLRIKRTTLVEKIKKKGLEATIS; encoded by the coding sequence ATGTCGGGATCGATCCTCATCGTCGATGACGATCGCGAGACCGTCCAGCTTCTGACGCGGCTCTTCGAAATGGAGGGCTACGTCGTCGCGGGCGTTTCCGACGGGCACACCGCTCTTTCGCTGGCGCGCGAACAGAGCTTCGACCTGATGGTCACTGACCTGCAAATGCCGCGCATGGACGGCATCACGCTGCTCAAGGAGATGAAGAGCGCGTCGCCCGCGACGGCGTCGATCGTCGTGACCGGTTTCGCCAGCGTGGCGTCCGCGGTCGAGGCGATGAAACTCGGCGCGCACGACTACATCAGCAAGCCGTTTCAGATCGACGAAATGCGGATGATCGTCCGCCGCGCGCTGGAATACCAACGGCTTCAGACCGAAAACCTGACGCTCAAGCAGCAGCTCAAGAAGAAATATCGTTTCGAAAACATCGTCGGCGATCACGCCTTGATGCAGGAGCTGTTCCGCCGGATCGAGCGGGTTGCGGCGTCGGAATCCACGGTGCTCGTCATCGGCGAATCCGGAACGGGCAAGGAACTCGTCGCCCGCGCCATTCACTACAACAGCGATCGGCGAAACAAATACCTCGTCCCGGTCAACTGCGGGGCGATCCCCGAAACCCTGCTCGAAAGCGAATTGTTCGGCTACATGAAGGGGTCGTTCACCGGCGCCACGGCGAACCGAGTCGGCAGATTCGAAGCCGCGGACGGCGGGTCGATCTTTCTGGACGAAGTCGGCGAAATGAGCCCGGCCCTGCAGGTCAAGGTGCTCCGCGTTTTGCAGGAACACGAGATCGAACCGATCGGTTCCAACAAGCCGCGCAAGGTCGATGTGCGCGTCATCGCCGCGACGCACAAGGACCTCGATCGGGCCGTGGAAGACCGGTCGTTCCGCGCGGACCTGTTCTATCGACTCAACGTCATCCCCATCAAAATTCCGCCCCTGCGCGAGCGGCGCAGCGACATTCCGCTCCTCGTCACGCACTTTCTCAATCACTTCCGCGAGGAGAAGGGCCGCGAGGTGGCGCCTCTCGGCGACGACGTCATGCAGACGTTTCTCGACTACGATTGGCCGGGCAATGTCCGGGAACTGGAAAACCTCATCGAGCGGCTGGTCATTCTGTCCGACAACGGCCAGATCCGCCTGAACGATCTTCCCGACAAGATTCGCAAACGCACGGGGGTGCGTCTTCCGGATGCGGTTCTGATCCCCGATGATGGGATCGACTTCAACAACGTCGTGGACGACTTCGAGAATCGGATCATCATGTCGGCGTTGGAGCGAACGCGAGGTAACAAGAACCAGGCCGCCCAGCTTCTGCGCATCAAGCGAACGACACTCGTCGAAAAGATCAAGAAAAAGGGTCTCGAAGCGACGATTTCGTAA